One window from the genome of Hyphomonas neptunium ATCC 15444 encodes:
- a CDS encoding DUF3298 and DUF4163 domain-containing protein: MKRLLLTASMAALLLAACAPKTETPADAGASEGAPVVETASSETAEPGPLPADLGSPAFEETAEEYEIRAVVDPQIVAFDEALAQMYFTSARASLDALKEQAVNDSKAAAEQAAANGTENWFRSYFMEFRFEATASEGDIISVLQTVSSYTGGAHPNHALKGMVQQRNVENPIPISAVVADTAAFGERLKSYLTDQKIARAQNDPARDQVTAEVEEILGDNANAGSVWGANYILARSTEAGKFGGITVLFSPYDVGPYAEGAYDITVPASDLSGMLTPDWTARFGGEPVPLAAPL; encoded by the coding sequence ATGAAACGCCTTCTCCTCACCGCTTCGATGGCTGCGCTCCTGCTGGCAGCGTGCGCCCCCAAAACGGAAACGCCCGCCGATGCAGGCGCAAGCGAAGGCGCGCCGGTTGTGGAGACGGCATCTTCAGAAACCGCTGAGCCAGGCCCGCTGCCCGCTGATCTCGGCAGCCCCGCTTTCGAGGAAACCGCCGAAGAATACGAAATCCGCGCGGTCGTCGATCCGCAGATCGTCGCCTTCGATGAAGCGCTCGCACAGATGTATTTCACGTCTGCCCGCGCCTCACTCGACGCCCTGAAGGAACAGGCGGTCAATGACAGCAAGGCCGCCGCAGAACAGGCCGCCGCCAATGGCACGGAAAACTGGTTCCGGTCCTATTTCATGGAATTCCGTTTCGAGGCGACGGCATCTGAAGGCGATATCATCAGCGTGCTGCAGACGGTCTCCAGCTATACCGGAGGCGCCCATCCCAACCACGCTCTCAAGGGCATGGTGCAGCAGCGGAACGTGGAAAATCCCATCCCCATCAGCGCCGTGGTTGCAGATACCGCCGCTTTCGGCGAACGCCTCAAATCCTATCTGACAGACCAAAAGATCGCGCGCGCCCAGAACGATCCTGCCCGCGACCAGGTCACAGCTGAAGTCGAGGAAATTCTGGGAGACAACGCAAATGCCGGCTCTGTCTGGGGCGCCAATTACATACTCGCGCGCTCAACCGAGGCCGGCAAGTTCGGCGGCATCACCGTGCTCTTTTCGCCCTATGATGTCGGCCCGTATGCGGAAGGCGCCTATGACATCACCGTCCCGGCCAGCGACCTGAGCGGAATGCTCACGCCGGACTGGACCGCCCGCTTTGGCGGCGAGCCTGTCCCTCTGGCCGCGCCGCTTTAA